The DNA segment AAGCGCATCGCAACTCACCAGCTTCGGCAAACAGATACCTGTTTGTCATCCAGCAAGTGATGAAACAAGCACTGAAAGAAAAAGCCATCACAAGCGACCCTGCCGCTTCGATCAAAAAGCTGAACGAAAAACAGCATGAACGAAAAAACTTCCTAACCCCCAAGGAAGTTGAGATTCTGTTGGCACAAGCTGCGAAACAGAAGACCAGACACTACATGGTGCTAGCCATTCTTCTTGGCTTGGAACACGGATGCAGCCGTCAAGAAGTTCTTGACCTGACATGGGCCGACATTGACCTTGAGTTCGGCGACCTAGGCTTAATCCGCTTTTACCGAACCAAAAACAAACAGGAACGACTCCACACCATCATGCCAAGGACGCGAGAGGCGCTCCTGAAACGAAAAGATCATCTTGAAAAAATGAGGGAGAAGCGCAGTATCAAAGTTGAAGCTGACTATGTCGCTGGACGCCTCAACGGCACACGACTCACCAACTTCAACAGGGCTTGGCGAACCATCCGTGACGCATGCAGCTTCAAAAAGAAGCTCAACTTCCACGACCACCGCCACACGTATTGTACAAATATCGTACTAGCTGGAGGATCGACCAAACATGCGGCAGCCATGATCGGCCACAATGATCCGCGCATGACTGAACGCTACACCAACCTTGAAAACCTGATCCACAATCCAGTGCAAGACAAGCTGGCCGCACACTGCCAAAATACATAAAAATCCCATTTGGGACATATATGGGACACGAAACCGTTTTCCGGCCTCAAACCAAAGAAAAAGGACCTCGGATAATTATCCGAAGTCCTTAACTTTCTTGTGGTGGAGCTGGAGGGAATCGAACCCACGACCTCTTGAATGCCATTCAAGCGCTCTCCCAACTGAGCTACAGCCCCACGATGTTGGGTGGAGCGGTATTTAGCTAAGGCTGGATGAGATGTCAACTGAAAAAGAAAAACTGATCAGATTTTTTTGTGCGGCTCTTCATTGCTTCGTCTCCCTTCTTGAAGTAGGAAATACGGACGGTTGGACACGTATGGAGAATCAATGGCACATGTAATCAAACGAATCCTGCTCAAGCTGCTATGGGTTGGCGTGGTGTTTTTCGGCATCACCGTCATTAGCTTTTGGGTGATTCATCTTGCTCCGGGGTCGCCCACAGATTTGCAGACAACGCTCAATCCCGATGCTGGAGTTGAGGCGAGAATGCAGCTTGAAAAGCTCTACGGACTCGATAAGCCCCTGCACATCCAATACGCCAATTGGCTGGAAAGATTGCTACAGTTCGACTTCGGACAATCCATGTCCGGCGATCATCGCCCCGTGTGGGATAAAATCAAGGAACGCCTGCCCCTGACATTTGGCATGAATGTCGCCTCATTGATACTGACCTTACTCATTGCTGTTCCCATAGGCGTCGCCGCAGCGTGGTGGAAAGGAGGAGCCTTTGACAAAATATCCACGGTCGTCGTTTTCATCGGGTTTGCCATGCCCGGTTTCTGGCTGGCTCTCCTGCTTATGCTGTGGCTTGGTATCAACTGGCACATTCTACCAATTTCCGGCCTGACATCACTTGGTCATGAGAACATGTCCAGCCCGGCACAGATTTGGGATGTCACCAAACACCTGATCATGCCCATTTTCATTTATACGTCCGGGTCCTGGGCTGGCATGAGTCGCTTCATGCGATCTTCCATGCTTGAGGTACTCCGACAAGACTATATCATGACAGCCAGGGCCAAAGGGCTGCCAAGTCATGTTGTCCTCTTCAAACACGCCCTTCGCAACGCACTGATGCCGGTCATTACTATCCTTGGTCTCTCTGTTCCGTCACTCATCGGCGGGTCTGTCATCATTGAATCCATCTTCGCCCTGCCGGGGTTGGGACAACTTTTCTTCCAGGCTGTCATGTCACGCGATTATCCGCTCATTATGGGCAGTCTTGTTCTTGGCGCGGTGCTGACCCTTCTGGGGAACCTGCTGGCCGATGTCGGATACGGCCTTGCTGATCCTCGTATTCGTCTTGGGCAGGGGAGACAACGATGAAACGCAAACCTCTCAAACGCCCGGCTCCGTGGGCTCGCCATGCGTTGCTTGGCGTGGGAGTCATCATCGTCGGGCTTATGTCACTGGGAGCGATTCTTGCTCCATGGATTGCCCCATTTGACCCCTCGTTTATCAATGTTGACGCCCTACTCCTGCCCCCATCTGCAATCCACCCCATGGGCACCGATGCTTTGGGCAGAGATGTTTTTTCACGCATTCTGTACGGTGGCCGTGTCTCCCTCTGGGTTGGGTTTGTTGCCGTGGGCATAGCCACTGCCATAGGACTGACCCTCGGCTTGGTCGCCGGATATTTTGGCAAACTCGTTGACGAGATCATCATGCGCGGAGTGGATGTCATGCTCTGCTTCCCATCCTTTTTCCTGATCCTGGCCGTGATCGCTTTTCTGGAACCAAGCTTGACGAATATCATGATAGTGATCGGACTGACGGGATGGATGGGAGTCGCGCGACTTGTCCGTGCTGAAACCCTGACCATTCGCGAACGAGACTATATCATGGCTGCTCGAGCAGCCGGAGCCGGACCGACCCGTATCATCGTACGCCATATTCTGCCCAACGCCATAGCGCCCATCCTAGTCTCCGCGACCCTGGGCGTGGCAGGGGCTATCCTGACAGAATCATCTCTTTCCTTCCTTGGACTCGGTGTCCAGCCCCCGAACGCATCTTGGGGCAATATGCTGATGGAAGGCAAAGAGGTCCTCGGCATTGCATGGTGGTTGTCGGTTTTCCCCGGCCTGGCCATCCTGTTCACCGTCCTTGGATACAACCTTCTTGGCGAGTCACTGCGAGACTTGCTGGACCCGAGATTGAAACAATGAGCACTCCATACACCCGATCCGCCACAGAAGATGATGTCTTCGCCATGGAACAAATCATGCGCGATGCCTTTGAAAACAGCTATGCCCATTTCATGCCTGAGCAATACGTCCGCGCCTGGTTCGACACGAACCAAGCGCAAAAATCCGTCCGAGTCGGACTGGGGCGGGCAGGCGTCACTGAAATCATGGGTCGAGTTGTCGGATTTGTCATGTATCTGGACAATACCATCACCCAGTTGTGGGTAGACCCGAAATACACCCGAAAAGGGGCAGGACGAGCTTTGGTGGAATGGATTGAAGGAGAATATCGCACAAAAGGCTATCCGACCATTACTCTCTACTGCTATGAAGCCAATCGTGATGCCTTGGAATTTTACAAAAAACTTCGCTTCCGGCGCGCTTCTACATTCCAGTCACAAGACGTACAGGGAGGTCCAGTCCCGGTGTATACCATGCTCAAAATGGTTTCGAAATTCAAAAACACATGAGTTCAAGATATCCAGCGAACAAAGAAAAAACACACCTCGTTCCCGCTCCACGGCGAGAGTGAAATGCCCTGCTCCTTCCTCTTTTCCCCTGCGCCGCCATGGTGTATAAGGAGTTTTGTTGCGTTGAATTCAATGGCATTCTCCGGGCTTCCTTGAAGAGGAGTCATCCAACTTTTTCATCAGGCTGGTAATACATGCTCGAACTCCTCCGCATTCGAAATCTCGCCCTCATAGAGGACGTCGAACTCGAATTCTCACCGGGCCTCAACACCCTAACCGGCGAAACCGGCGCAGGTAAATCATTCATCATGCGCGCCGTTGATTTTCTCATGGGCGAGCGTATGGAAGCAAAACTGGTTCGGCCCGGTGCAGAAAAAGCATCGGTCGAAGCCCTTTTCATCCTGCCCGAGGGAGAAACCGTTATTCGCAGGGAACTCTCGGCTCAAACAGGCCGCAGTCGGGTTTTTATCAACGACACTTTATCGTCCCAACCGACGATCAGGGACTTGGCTCCCAGGCTCATCATTCACACCAGCCAACATGGTCAGCAAAAACTTCTCTCGCCAAGCTTTCAGGCAGAGGTGCTCGATTCCTTTCTGCCCGATGCAACGTTGTTGCAGACACGAACCGAAAACTTTGCCGTCCTGAATGATGTTCTGGAACGCAAAAAAGCACTCATGGCCCGATTTGAGGAAGTAGAGAAGCAACGTGATTTTCTCGAATACCAAAAAAAGGAAATTGAGAAGGTCGACCCTCTGCCCGGTGAAGAAGACGATTTGGAAGAGCGCAAAAAAATTCTCAAGGATCGGGAAAGGGCTGGAGAATGCCTACAGAATGCATTGGACATCCTGCACGGGGAAGTCGCCCTGCTGGATTCCATGACGCTCCTGACTCGAGAGATGGAAATCATTGCACGACTTTTCCCCGGTTTTGAAGATGACCGTGAAGCCATTGAAGAAATGAGAATGATGCTCCACGACCTGGATTCGAGACTGCGCAAGGGACCAGCGGCTCTGGACGACGAAGACGAGCATATGAGCCTTGACGATATAGAACAACGCCTCTTTGAGTTGGCAAAACTCAAACGGAAACTCCGACGCGGCCTTGATGAAATAGTGGGCCTCAAAGAGGAAATCGATAAAAACCTCTCTTTTCTTGATGCCTGTTCTCTTGATCTCAAGGCGTTGAGGCATGAGGAAGACGAAGCGGCCAAGGCTCTCAGGGAAACCCTGACCAAACTCAACAGAGCTCGCCAGAAGGCGGGAAAAATACTTTCCATACGCATAGTGGAAGAACTGACAGACCTCGGTTTTTCCGAGCATGTCAAAGTCCACTTCGAGTTTGACTGTCGGGAACTCTACCCAGGATGTGAAGACATGCGTGGCCGTCTGATGTGGGTTCCCAATCCGGGACAACCAGCACAACCACTTGACAAAATCGCTTCAGGCGGCGAATTGTCCCGTTTTCTGCTCGCGCTGGTCACCATGCGTGGCGATGACAACCAGGAGCACGACGCCCTGCCATCACTTATTTTTGATGAAGTGGACGCGGGGATCGGCGGTATGACGCTTAATTCAGTGGGGGCGAAACTTCGCAACCTGGCTGATCGGCAACAAATGTTGCTCATCACACACTGGCCTCAACTTGCGGGCAAGGCCGACCGACACTTTCTTATCCGGAAAGAGGTCGAAAACGGAGCCACATATACCCGCTGTAATCGACTTGAGGGAGATCGTATCAAACTGGAACTCTCGCGAATGGCCGGTGGCGGAGAGCAGGGCGATGCCCTTGCAGAAAAACTGTTGAAATAGACTCGGGTCCTCCTTCCAAACTTTTTCCGATATTCATGGGTGTGCTATGATGACATTATTTGTCTCTCTCTATATCAAACTTTTCTTTCTGCTGACTCCCTTTTTCGTCTTGACGGTTTTCCTTTCGTTGACTGAAGGCATGGGTGTGACGGAACAGAGAAAACTCGCCATCAGAACATCGACAGCAGTTTTGATTATCGCGCTCATTCTCTATTTCGCAGGAAACCCCATCTTTTCCACATTGGGAATCACGCTCGACGGCTTCCGGGTGGGTGCAGGGAGCCTGCTTTTCCTTTCCGCCGTTTCGCTCATTTCAGGAAAACGACAAAGCCTGAAGCCTGATGACGATGCAGATGTCGCCGTGGTTCCTCTGGCCATTCCCATCACCGTGGGACCTGCCACCATCGGAACGCTTCTCATTCTGGGCGCAACCCATATTACCGCAGCCCAAAAAACCGCAGGAGCGTCCGCTCTTCTCGCCGCGTGTCTGACTGTGGGTGTCATGCTCTACTCGGCTTCTGCGGTCAAACGCATCATCGGTCCCATGGGGCTTTCAGTCATGACGAAAATCACAGGGCTGGTCCTTTCCGCCATGGCCGGTCAAATTGTCCTGACAGGTGTCAAGAATTTCCTTGGTTAAGCCCAGACGCGACACTCGGCATTAAAAGTGGACTCGGGCAGGGCGAAAGAGTAGGTTTTCCCTGTGACGAGAAATATAATTATTATCACATGCCTGCTTCTTGCCACTCCAAACTTCGCTTTTTCGGCCCTCGCAGGCAGAAAAATGGTACTGACGACGTCCGAAGCCATTCATACTGGAGAAGAAAGCGCTGTCCTCCGCGTGGCCTATGCAAAACTTGGTATTGAATTGGATATCAAGGAACTCCCGCCACGGCGTTCCCTTGAGGATGCCAATGACGGCTTTGCCGATGGGGAAGTTGGACGTGTCGCAGGACTGGAAAAAGAATTCACGAATCTGATTCGCATTGACGTCCCTATCAAGAGCATCGAAACCATGGCCTATTTCACCCATGGAGCAGTGACCATAAACGGACTTGCCGACCTCACCAGATATCGAATCGGCATATTGGAAGGCATGCGCCTTTCAGAAGAACTGACCAAAGGGATGCACCCCATATCGGTTGATTCATGGGAAAAGCTGTACACTCTGCTGGAAATGGGACGTCTAGATGTCATTCTTGCCTCCCGCGAGAGACAAGAGGAGTGGCACGACATACCACAGACCCGGAACCTTGAGTCGGTTCAATTGCAACCACAGGGCCATGCCATATATCACTATCTCAATAAACGACATCTTGATTTTGCCCCGGTTATCAGAATGGTCCTGCAAGACATGCGTCAAACAGGTGAGATGAGAAAGATCCTTTTGCAGGCTTCCATGAACTAGGCTTGGGGAAGAAACTCGCTCTGTCACACAGTCTCAACACTCAAGGGAGACTTGGTTTCTTTACACCCCTTCCCTTCTCAGCTACACAAAATTGTTATGACAACCAACATTGACCTTGCTTTCGAGCACCTCTATCCCGTTCAGTCCTATGAACCGCGTATGGATGGCCGTATTGCCATTCCTTCAGTTTGCAACTATCTTCAGGATATAGCTTCCCGCCATGCCGACACTCTTGGTTTCGGCTACCATGACCTTGAGAAATGTGGCCACTTCTGGATGCTAGCCCGCTTGCACGTCACTATGGAGCGACTTCCTCGATTCGGCGAGAGCTGCCGGATCGAAACATGGCCTTCGGGCAACGAACGCCTTGTGGCCCTGCGTGATTTCCTGCTTCACGATGAAAAAGGACTCATAGGGAAAGCCACGACCTCCTGGGTGACTGTCAATACGACCACACATAAACCGGACAACCCGGAAACGGTCCTCAATCGTCGATTCATTCCCAAGCGGGACCGTGCAACAATTTTTCCCACCAAGGCCATCAAACGTCTCAAGGGCGGAGAGCACGATATCAGGCTTGTTGCCCGACGCTCTGACATGGATATCAATAATCATGTCAACAATGTCCACTATGTGGAGTTCTGCCTGGAGGCGATTCCTCGTTCATGGGAAGAAAAGAATCGGTGCCTTGGCATCGACATTCAATTCAGGTCAGAATCCCATGCCGGAGATGAATATGTCTCGGCATGTGCCCCCGCCGACCCCGACGGCCCGCACGCGACGTTCCTGCATAGCCTGACACGGCTTTCTGATGGGAGAGAAGTCGTCCGCATGCGATCCTGGTGGATACAGGCATGAGTATACAACTCCGCTTTGATGCGACAGGCGTGGATTGGGATGAAGCTGCTGCCATTTTCGAAAAAGCTCCACTGGGCACTCGCCATCCCAAGACTCTGGAACAAGCCTTTACCCGAAGCTCTCTCGTCTGTTTTGCCTGGGACGGGGAAATTCTCGTGGCAATTGGCCACGCCCTCTCCGACGGCATCCTTCACTCAGTCATCTATGATCTGTGTATGCTACCGGAGTATCAACGCCAGGGACTGGGATCCCGAATGCTTGAAGCAATCCTCACACGCCTGAACACACCTAATTGCGTTCTCTGGTCTGTTCCCGGCAAGGAAAATTTCTATGCTCGCCACGATTTCAGACCAATGCTGACAGCCATGGCCCGTTTTGAAAATCCTGCAAAATCAGCCGTACAGGGATATATAAAACCTTAAAAACCACTCATGGTCACCATTCCCGGCACTCTCAAGAAGGCGCTTTTTTTACGCACAACGAATCCCTTTCCATGAACTCCCCTTGCCCACACAGACCTCGTAGGCTAAACAATACATAAAAAGTCAAGGAGTATGATGTCATGAAGACCGACAATCCAGTCCTACAAGCTCTTTTCGATCGCCGATCCATTCGTCAATTCACCGATGAATCCGTTTCGACAGAGGACATCAAAACCATTCTCGAAGCCGGACGCTGGGCGCCAAGCGGCCTAAACAATCAACCATGGCGCTTCATGGTCATCCCCCGGCACGATGCAAGCCATGAGAAACTCGCCCAATGCACCAAATATGCTCATATCGTTAAGAAATCAGCTGCATGTATCTGTATCATGCTCGACAAATCAGTCATGTACAGCGAGATGAAAGACCACCAGGGAGCAGGAGCCTGCATTCAGAATATGCTGCTTGCCATTCATGCTCTCGGTTTGGGAGGGGTCTGGCTTGGACAAATTGTCAATGATCAGGACGCTTCACTCGGGGCACTGGGGCTGAGCAATGAAAGCTACGAACTCCAGGCAGTCATCGCGCTGGGACACCCGGATCAGAAGGGAAGCTCCAGCCGAAAGAGTCTGGACGATCTCCTGCTGGAGGAACTGTAATGGAGATAAAGAATTTCCCACTCGGCCCACTCCAGACCAATTGCTACCTGCTTTATGACGATTCCGAAGCTCTTGTCATTGATCCCGGTGGCGACCCGACCCAACTGACAGACTTTGTCAAGGAACACGCGCTGACCATCACGCATATCCTGAACACTCATCTTCACTTTGATCACACCTACGGGAACAAGGTTCTGTCTGAAAGGACCGGCGCTCCCATCCTGTGCGGCGAGCATGATCTCCCCCTCCTGGAAAATGAACTGGGCCGGGGGGGGACTTTCGGTCTGCCGGAAGTCGAGCCCTATGAAGCGGAAATCATAGAACCGGGTGAACACACATTCGGAAACTTCTCCTGCACGGTTTTCCATACCCCAGGACACTCGGCTGGAAGCTTGACCTTTCATTTCCCGGACGCACAAGCCGCTTTTGTCGGCGATCTTATCTTCTATCGGTCAATTGGCCGAACCGACTTTCCCGGCGGCGATCTTGAAGTCCTGAAAAATTCGGTCAAGGAATATATCTTCACCCTGCCTCCGGAGACTCTTCTGCTCTCGGGTCATGGACCTGAGACCTCGGTAGCCGATGAAATGCACCACAACCCCTTCTTTGGCGGGTACTGATGAGTCAACCGATCATCATCGACATTCGAGATATGTGTTGAGGCGTGGGCATGGAGGTAGGTTGGTATCTCCGTTTCTCAAAGACCGATAGGGTCGAAGCCATGGTAACGGCCAAGACTGCACCTCAGGTTCGCCATGAGGCACATATTTTCCGTGACTGGATATTTGAATTTCAAGACAAAGAGGATCATGTGCTGGCCCGCATGACGCGACGCAAGCCACTCTATAAAGATGAGGACTCTGCATGAAAGCAGTCATTTATACGGCCAGCCATCGCAGGGAAGGCAACACGGACAGAGTCGCCGAACTGCTTGAAGCGGGTGTCATCAAAGCCGGAGGAAAATCGGAGATAATTCATGTCCGGGACAGGGATGTCAGGCCATGCCTGGCCTGTGGATATTGTGACAAATCCACTCACCTTCAAGGACAACAGCGATGTATTCTCGGCAAAAAAGACGAAGCATGGGCAATGTTCGAGCCAATGTTCACAGCCCAAACTGTTTTTTTTGCCTCCCCCATATACTTCTACCACCTGCCATCACGGCTCAAAACATGGATAGACAGGGGGCAACAGTTCTGGAAGGCTCGGATCGACAAGGAAACCTGGATCGCCGACCTCCCCCGGCGCACTGTGCATTCGGTGCTGGTTGCCGGGCAACCTGAAGGAATAAAGCTCTTCGAGGGCGCACGGCTGACGCTCAAATACTTTGTCGCGAATTTTAATATGAAATTGGCCTCTCCACTGACCTTCCGTGGCGTGGACGCTGCCGAAGATTTGCGTCACCATACTGAAATGGAAAAGCTAATCGTCGAATGTGGACAGAAGGCATGGCAGGATGCCACACTCCCTGAATGACCCTTTCCATTCGCTCCATGCTCGAATGGACCGGGCTGCACCAAGGTCGATGCCCGGTCTGCGCCATGCTGACAGCCAGGGGGGTACTCTGCGAGACGTGTGCTTCTGCCCTTGCGGCCCGTACGGGCGGCTATTGTCCGGGATGCGGCGAAATATTTGCTGACGAAACCATGCCGCTGAACCTGTGCGGTGCGTGTCGCCTTTCACCGGAACCGTGGGGGCGCTTCTTTTTTCATGCCATCCATACTGGGGCACTCCGAGACCTGATCCTCGGATATAAATTCAATAATGCAACAGGCTCGACACGCTTGCTGGCAGAGATGCTGGCTGCGGCTTTTCTCGACAAAGAAGGCCCGCCTCCCGATATCATCGTTCCTGTTCCGTTGCACAAGCGTAGACTCCTTTGGCGTGGTTTTAATCAGAGCACGGAACTGTGCCGTCCGCTCAGTCAACAAACACACTCACCTATCGTGCAAAAAAGCCTTGTACGCACCAGATACACACAGCCACAGACCATGCTTGGGCGAGCTGAACGGCGCGAAAACATCAAATCCGCATTCACAGCCAACACCGACCTCGTCCGAGGGAACCGGGTACTCCTGGTCGATGACGTTTACACGACAGGTGCCACACTCAGGGAATGTACGGTAATGCTCAAGCAAGCCGGCGCCACAAGGGTGGATGTCCTTGTCCTGGCCCGTGCCATGCAATAGATGACAAGGCACAGGCTCGAGGTAAAAAACAGGCTGGAATTCAATTCTATTATATAAATGACTTTCCGTTTCAAGGCGGTATGCCCTCATACGACCAGACAATCTTTAAAAATGCCCACGGGACATTCAGAAAAAAAGGGGATTGCCTCATGGAGTTTCTTGATTTTTCCCCGACACTGTGACAGTAATCCGTCTGCCGCAAAAAAATAAAAAAAAGTGGCTGGGGGCTTGACTTCTGCGACAAGTTGCGGATAGGTTGCCTCCTCTTACGAACTGGAGGTTTTAACTATGTTTGCTATCATCGAGACCGGCGGAAAGCAGTACCGCGTTGAAGAAGGTCTTGAACTCAAAGTAGATTTGCTCAAAATCGAGGCTGGCGAAAAGCTGGACATCGATTCCGTTCTCCTGGTTGACAAGGACGGCGACACCAAGATCGGCGCACCCTTCATTGAAGGCGCAAAGGTCGAGTGCGAAGTTCTGGGTCACTCTCGTGGCAAAAAGGTTGTGGTTTTCCACAAGCTGCCTAAAAAGGATGCCCGCAAAACGCAGGGTCACCGCCAGGATTATACTTCTATCAAAGTCAAATCCATCACGGCCTAGCGCCTGAGGGGAGGATAACATGGCTCATAAAAAAGCTGGTGGTAGTTCCAGAAACGGTCGCGACAGTGCCGGTCAAAGACGAGGCGTCAAACGTTTTGGCGGTCAGGAAGTCCTGGCTGGCAACATCCTTGTCCGCCAGGTCGGCTCCTCTTTTCACGCTGGCGAAGGTGTCGGCACAGGCAAGGACTACACTCTGTTCGCCCTGCGCGACGGTGTTGTTAAGTTCGAGAAGTACACACGCAA comes from the Pseudodesulfovibrio piezophilus C1TLV30 genome and includes:
- the rpmA gene encoding 50S ribosomal protein L27, whose protein sequence is MAHKKAGGSSRNGRDSAGQRRGVKRFGGQEVLAGNILVRQVGSSFHAGEGVGTGKDYTLFALRDGVVKFEKYTRNKVAKTRVLVLPAEA